A genomic segment from Bacillota bacterium encodes:
- a CDS encoding MoaD/ThiS family protein — MRVTVRVRGHAREFFPDQREEYDYEFSEGQTVSDMLAALGIKSELVMRVVVDGAVAPKSHVLRDGEVVTLLTPVSGG, encoded by the coding sequence ATGAGAGTCACTGTGAGAGTCAGAGGGCATGCGCGCGAGTTCTTCCCAGACCAGCGCGAGGAATATGATTACGAGTTCTCGGAAGGCCAGACCGTATCCGACATGTTGGCCGCGCTCGGCATCAAGTCCGAGCTAGTCATGCGAGTCGTGGTGGATGGGGCAGTCGCGCCCAAGAGCCATGTGCTGCGAGATGGGGAGGTTGTCACGCTTCTGACCCCCGTCTCCGGTGGATAG
- a CDS encoding aldehyde ferredoxin oxidoreductase family protein: protein MAYGYMGKILRINLTTRCANTEPLDPKMAHDFIGGRGFVAKILYDEVPVGADPLGDENKVVIAPGPLSGIFMPASGKVQFGAKSPATGIHGDANMGGHFAPEIRYAGYDAIVIEGSAKAPSIIVIDDDKVEIREGSKYWGKGSLTAEKMLKDDLGEDFQIAAIGPAGENLVKISCITHDFGRQAARCGIAAVLGSKKIKAIAIRGSQSIPVADPERVFEHGRAMFHACFEKPGFREWTPYGTSGVTPWVNEVGAFPTKNFWTAYFDGHEKIGGFALKERILVTDKGCFCCPTPCGKYSKTKVGDREVYVEGPEYETIALVGGNCMLGAIEEVAYANYICDELGLDTISGGNVIAFALECAERGILTEERLGRPVKWGDIDSFEFLAGIIARREGVGDLLAEGVKTASERLGGGSDKFAIHVKGLEWSGYEARWAPAMMLAYMTADIGAHHNRAWAITYDVAKGRDTLDTKASKVIELQRIRPAFDLIGVCRLQWVEIGFELENYPGMFEAVTGRKVTWNDLYEASDRVWNLTRTRALLEIPGFGRAWDYPPARFYEEPVPTGPSAGKLITREQLDQLLDDYYRLRGWDQDGKPTRDTLEKLGLDQCAKDLTAKGIL from the coding sequence ATGGCTTACGGATACATGGGCAAGATTCTCCGGATCAACCTGACCACCAGGTGTGCGAACACCGAGCCTCTCGATCCGAAGATGGCGCATGACTTCATCGGGGGCCGTGGCTTCGTTGCGAAGATCCTCTACGATGAGGTCCCGGTCGGGGCGGACCCGCTCGGTGACGAAAACAAAGTCGTCATCGCCCCGGGGCCGCTTTCCGGTATCTTCATGCCCGCGAGCGGGAAGGTTCAGTTCGGAGCGAAGTCCCCTGCAACTGGAATACACGGCGATGCCAACATGGGAGGCCATTTCGCCCCGGAGATTCGCTACGCGGGGTACGACGCGATCGTGATCGAAGGGAGCGCGAAGGCCCCATCGATCATCGTGATAGATGACGACAAGGTTGAGATCAGAGAAGGCTCCAAGTACTGGGGCAAAGGGTCTCTTACTGCCGAGAAGATGTTGAAGGACGATCTGGGCGAGGACTTCCAGATCGCCGCCATCGGGCCCGCCGGTGAGAACCTTGTGAAGATCTCCTGCATCACCCACGATTTCGGCAGACAGGCCGCGAGGTGTGGAATTGCGGCGGTGCTTGGCAGCAAGAAGATCAAGGCCATAGCGATTCGTGGAAGCCAGTCCATCCCCGTAGCCGACCCAGAGCGCGTGTTCGAGCACGGCAGGGCCATGTTCCACGCCTGCTTTGAGAAGCCCGGCTTCAGGGAATGGACTCCCTACGGTACTTCCGGCGTCACCCCATGGGTGAACGAGGTCGGGGCCTTTCCAACCAAGAATTTCTGGACCGCTTACTTCGACGGCCACGAGAAGATAGGCGGGTTCGCACTGAAGGAAAGGATTCTAGTCACGGACAAAGGGTGCTTCTGCTGCCCGACTCCGTGCGGGAAGTACAGTAAGACCAAGGTGGGAGACAGGGAAGTATACGTTGAAGGACCCGAGTACGAGACCATCGCTCTCGTGGGCGGCAACTGCATGCTAGGCGCCATCGAGGAAGTGGCCTATGCGAACTACATCTGCGATGAGCTTGGCCTCGACACCATCTCCGGGGGAAACGTGATCGCATTCGCTCTCGAGTGCGCCGAGCGCGGGATCCTTACCGAGGAGAGACTCGGAAGGCCCGTCAAATGGGGAGATATCGACTCCTTCGAGTTCCTTGCGGGGATCATCGCGCGGCGTGAAGGCGTGGGTGATCTGCTGGCTGAAGGGGTCAAGACCGCCTCCGAGAGACTCGGCGGGGGATCGGATAAGTTCGCCATCCACGTCAAAGGCCTCGAGTGGAGCGGGTACGAAGCCCGGTGGGCGCCCGCCATGATGCTCGCATACATGACCGCCGACATCGGCGCGCACCACAACCGCGCCTGGGCCATAACCTACGACGTCGCCAAAGGCCGCGACACCCTGGACACCAAGGCATCCAAAGTCATCGAGCTCCAGAGAATCCGTCCAGCCTTCGACCTGATCGGCGTCTGCAGGCTCCAGTGGGTTGAGATCGGGTTCGAGCTCGAGAATTACCCTGGCATGTTCGAGGCCGTGACCGGGCGCAAGGTCACCTGGAACGATCTGTATGAAGCGTCGGACCGGGTGTGGAATCTCACCAGGACCCGAGCGCTTCTCGAAATCCCCGGATTCGGGCGGGCATGGGATTACCCACCGGCGCGGTTCTACGAGGAACCAGTGCCCACCGGCCCATCAGCGGGGAAGCTCATAACCCGCGAGCAGCTAGACCAGCTTCTGGATGACTACTACAGGCTGCGCGGGTGGGACCAGGACGGGAAGCCCACCCGGGACACCTTGGAGAAGCTCGGCCTGGATCAGTGCGCGAAAGACCTGACCGCCAAGGGCATATTGTAA
- a CDS encoding 4Fe-4S binding protein — translation MRLAVKDSLCSGCRVCQVACSLSVFRENNPKKGLLKIDGRFPVPGKYEVRYCTQCGKCAEVCPVEAITMEGEAYRIDPELCIGCMKCVQECPENVMITFEGSDVPSKCILCGACVEMCPRGAIYDADAGEGGS, via the coding sequence ATGAGGCTCGCTGTGAAGGACTCACTCTGCTCCGGCTGCAGGGTGTGCCAGGTAGCCTGTTCACTCTCGGTCTTCCGTGAGAACAATCCGAAGAAGGGCCTTCTCAAAATCGATGGGCGTTTTCCCGTCCCCGGCAAATACGAGGTACGCTACTGCACCCAGTGCGGGAAGTGCGCTGAGGTATGCCCCGTTGAGGCCATTACCATGGAAGGCGAAGCCTACCGGATCGACCCCGAGCTGTGCATCGGGTGCATGAAGTGCGTCCAGGAGTGCCCAGAAAACGTGATGATCACCTTCGAAGGCTCTGACGTGCCTTCGAAGTGCATACTCTGCGGGGCATGTGTTGAGATGTGTCCCCGTGGGGCCATTTACGACGCAGATGCCGGAGAAGGGGGCAGTTAG